The following are encoded together in the Capsulimonas corticalis genome:
- a CDS encoding NrtR DNA-binding winged helix domain-containing protein: protein MPDLDPALAYDVTQFERPSVTADIVIFTLRHRTLQVLLIQRKAWPFEGLWAIPGGFVRMEETLEAAAERELREETGVTDAALEQLRAYGDPGRDPRTRVITLAFTALIPSDRVILRADTDAADANWFPIDDLPLPLAFDHIKILEDAHKSLRAKVEAGYVARGLLPAKFTLTQLQEVYETLMGRELDKRNFRKWILSLGILSQTTEEVRGAHRPAALYEFAG from the coding sequence ATGCCCGACCTCGATCCCGCGCTCGCCTACGATGTCACGCAGTTTGAACGGCCTTCCGTCACCGCCGACATCGTCATCTTCACCCTCCGTCATCGCACGCTTCAGGTCCTGCTGATTCAGCGCAAAGCCTGGCCGTTCGAGGGCCTGTGGGCGATCCCCGGCGGCTTCGTCCGCATGGAGGAAACCCTGGAGGCGGCCGCCGAGCGGGAACTGCGCGAAGAAACCGGCGTCACCGACGCCGCTCTGGAACAGCTGCGCGCCTACGGCGATCCCGGCCGCGACCCGCGCACGCGCGTCATCACCCTCGCCTTCACCGCGCTCATCCCCAGCGACCGCGTGATCCTGCGCGCCGACACCGACGCCGCCGACGCCAACTGGTTCCCCATCGACGACCTCCCGCTCCCGCTCGCCTTCGATCACATTAAGATTCTCGAAGACGCGCACAAATCGCTGCGCGCCAAAGTCGAAGCCGGCTACGTCGCGCGCGGCCTCCTCCCCGCCAAATTCACCCTCACCCAGCTTCAAGAAGTCTACGAAACCCTGATGGGCCGTGAACTCGACAAACGCAACTTCCGTAAATGGATTCTGTCCCTCGGCATTCTGTCCCAGACCACCGAAGAAGTACGCGGCGCACACCGCCCGGCGGCGCTGTATGAGTTTGCAGGATAG
- a CDS encoding arabinan endo-1,5-alpha-L-arabinosidase: MSSRSVDARSVKNRSLAIFAICALLAPGVLRAAETDCLVRDPSTMVKQDGTYWIYGTGRGVQQFSSTDRLHWTDRGPVFAVRPAWVSEAVPENRHNNAWAPDIHYFHGQYHLYYSYSSFGSQRSGIGVATNSTLDPRAWVDRGVVVQSPTSQGFNTIDPCIFVDFHGQPWLSFGSYFSGIYVVKIDPESGKTAAGAVPVKIATHPSPPYGDIEASAIIPHDGWYYLFVNWGSCCQGEKSTYNIRMGRSKNVTGPFLDKDGKDLKDGGGTIFLDNKKSDGSEVGPGHVGVLFDKDGDWLTTHYEWAKDKSGATTANVDKLTWDRDGWPRVATP, from the coding sequence ATGTCCTCGCGCAGCGTCGACGCGCGCTCCGTCAAGAACCGATCTCTGGCGATCTTTGCGATCTGCGCCCTGCTGGCGCCGGGCGTGCTGCGCGCCGCCGAGACCGACTGCCTTGTCCGCGACCCTTCCACGATGGTGAAGCAGGACGGAACGTACTGGATCTACGGCACCGGTCGCGGCGTCCAGCAGTTTTCCTCCACGGACCGTCTGCATTGGACGGACCGTGGCCCCGTGTTCGCGGTGCGTCCCGCCTGGGTATCGGAGGCGGTCCCGGAGAATCGGCATAACAACGCCTGGGCGCCGGACATCCATTACTTCCACGGGCAGTATCATCTCTACTACTCTTACTCGTCGTTCGGCAGCCAAAGATCGGGGATCGGAGTGGCGACGAATAGCACGCTCGATCCCCGCGCCTGGGTTGATCGGGGCGTCGTCGTCCAGTCTCCCACCTCGCAGGGTTTCAATACGATCGATCCCTGCATCTTCGTCGATTTTCACGGCCAGCCCTGGCTGAGCTTCGGTTCGTACTTCAGCGGCATCTATGTCGTAAAGATCGATCCCGAATCCGGCAAGACGGCGGCCGGGGCCGTTCCCGTCAAGATCGCCACGCATCCCAGCCCGCCCTACGGGGACATCGAAGCGTCCGCCATCATTCCCCACGACGGCTGGTACTATCTGTTCGTGAATTGGGGATCCTGCTGCCAGGGCGAAAAAAGCACGTATAACATTCGCATGGGACGCTCCAAGAACGTCACCGGCCCCTTCCTCGACAAAGACGGCAAGGATCTGAAAGACGGCGGCGGGACGATCTTCCTGGACAACAAGAAATCAGATGGAAGCGAAGTTGGCCCAGGCCATGTCGGCGTGCTGTTCGACAAAGACGGCGACTGGCTGACCACGCATTATGAATGGGCCAAAGACAAAAGCGGCGCCACCACGGCAAACGTGGACAAATTAACCTGGGACCGCGACGGCTGGCCGCGCGTTGCCACGCCTTGA
- the folP gene encoding dihydropteroate synthase has translation MGTRTLVMGVLNVTPDSFSDGGQYADPAAAVAHARQMIADGADILDIGGESTRPATFRDSSPLNPEEELRRVLPAITQIASEFPDVLLSIDTYKAAVAEAALDAGASIVNDISALSYDPEMAPLVARRGVPAILMHLPGKPRDVAKARYGDILSDIAAYFFDRIAAVRALGVWPEQLLIDPGLGFGKNTEQNLEILRRLRELQLIGAPMVIGASRKRFIGAVLGTEDPMDRREGTAATVALSIAAGADIVRVHDVREMARVARMSDAIVRPSSE, from the coding sequence ATGGGGACGCGCACCCTGGTGATGGGTGTGCTGAACGTCACCCCCGATTCCTTTTCGGATGGCGGTCAATACGCGGACCCCGCCGCCGCCGTCGCCCACGCGCGCCAGATGATCGCGGACGGCGCCGATATTCTCGATATCGGCGGCGAAAGCACCCGTCCCGCCACTTTCCGCGACTCCAGCCCCCTCAATCCCGAGGAAGAGCTGCGCCGCGTCCTTCCCGCCATCACCCAGATCGCTTCCGAATTCCCCGACGTTCTTTTGTCGATCGATACGTATAAGGCCGCCGTCGCCGAGGCCGCGCTGGACGCCGGCGCGTCGATCGTCAACGACATCAGCGCCCTGTCCTACGACCCGGAGATGGCGCCGTTGGTGGCCAGGCGAGGCGTCCCCGCGATTCTGATGCACCTGCCGGGCAAGCCGCGCGATGTGGCGAAGGCGCGGTACGGCGACATCCTGTCCGATATCGCCGCCTACTTCTTCGACCGTATCGCCGCCGTCCGCGCCCTGGGCGTATGGCCGGAGCAGCTGCTGATCGATCCTGGTCTGGGCTTTGGGAAGAATACCGAGCAGAATCTGGAGATCCTGCGCCGCCTGCGCGAGCTTCAGCTGATCGGCGCGCCGATGGTGATCGGCGCATCGCGCAAACGATTCATCGGCGCCGTGCTCGGTACAGAAGATCCGATGGACCGGCGCGAGGGCACGGCGGCGACGGTGGCGCTCAGCATCGCCGCCGGCGCGGATATCGTCCGCGTGCACGATGTCCGCGAAATGGCGCGCGTCGCCCGCATGTCCGACGCCATCGTGCGTCCATCCTCGGAATAA
- a CDS encoding tetratricopeptide repeat protein, giving the protein MNTTVFEDASAGESRRMQARARRLAKRAETLASEGRVDEAIACQSEVVNLQPENAIAMLKLGILFREARRIDAALTAFRKASFLNPHHRDSREALIDTLLETGRFPEVIAEAKALLSMLPRSIFARDVLSIAYLQVGQIEKALHVTAEMVRLDPYSPSHHYKRALLFQQQGNVPGAVREFSRARDLAETTTDLYEEAEEALEALDEFQMRQILLLASEDWHFQHQLRTNADDAIAERGYALSDEGLTRIRHLTVEHFSEVAQGQADASNWGGARYYN; this is encoded by the coding sequence ATGAATACTACCGTCTTTGAAGATGCATCGGCTGGCGAGAGCCGCCGAATGCAGGCGCGCGCCCGGCGCCTGGCCAAGCGCGCCGAGACGCTTGCCAGCGAGGGACGTGTCGACGAGGCCATCGCCTGTCAGTCCGAAGTGGTGAATCTGCAGCCGGAAAACGCCATCGCCATGCTCAAGCTGGGCATTTTATTTCGTGAAGCGCGCCGGATCGATGCGGCGCTGACCGCGTTTCGCAAAGCCAGTTTTCTCAACCCCCATCACCGAGACTCCCGTGAAGCCCTGATCGATACCCTGCTCGAAACCGGACGTTTTCCCGAAGTGATCGCCGAAGCGAAAGCCCTGCTGTCCATGCTGCCGCGCAGCATCTTCGCGCGGGACGTGCTGAGCATCGCCTATCTTCAGGTCGGCCAGATCGAGAAGGCGCTGCATGTCACGGCGGAAATGGTTCGCCTCGACCCGTACAGTCCCAGCCACCACTACAAGCGCGCGTTACTTTTCCAGCAGCAAGGCAATGTTCCCGGCGCCGTTCGTGAGTTCTCCCGAGCGCGCGATCTGGCCGAAACCACCACGGACCTGTATGAGGAAGCCGAGGAGGCGCTGGAGGCGCTGGACGAGTTCCAGATGCGCCAGATTTTGCTGCTCGCCAGCGAAGATTGGCACTTCCAGCATCAGCTGCGCACCAACGCCGACGACGCCATCGCCGAGCGCGGCTACGCGCTGAGCGATGAGGGCCTGACCCGCATTCGCCACCTGACCGTGGAGCACTTCTCCGAGGTGGCTCAGGGGCAGGCGGACGCCTCCAATTGGGGCGGCGCTCGCTACTACAATTGA
- a CDS encoding PSP1 domain-containing protein produces MPIVVGVAFKPIGKIFYCDPCTLTLEENDAVILETEHGLEFGFIMMTERMIPDSEAAAPLMKIVRAARPDDFERRERNARRQAEAFVTCKQKIALLKLPMKLIECEWAFDGAQVTFHFTAEGRIDFRELVREIAAVLHTRVQMHQVGPRDHAKIVTGIGPCGRPTCCSTFLREFEPVSMKMAKTQNLSLNPAKFTGLCGKLMCCLRYEHNMPETGAPKLPAPGMVVMTPMGRAKVEEVNVIQQMITVQLETQKFIEVRFKDIGEVPGCVDHREGGCEDCASSGVLADCEVPTRDRVATGPILPMI; encoded by the coding sequence ATGCCCATCGTTGTGGGAGTGGCGTTCAAGCCCATCGGTAAAATTTTCTATTGCGATCCTTGCACCCTTACGCTGGAGGAGAACGACGCCGTCATCCTGGAAACGGAGCACGGTCTGGAATTCGGCTTCATCATGATGACGGAGCGCATGATCCCCGACAGTGAGGCCGCGGCGCCGCTGATGAAGATCGTGCGCGCGGCCCGGCCCGACGACTTTGAGCGCCGGGAGCGCAACGCGCGGCGTCAGGCGGAAGCCTTCGTCACCTGCAAGCAAAAGATCGCGCTGCTCAAGCTTCCGATGAAGCTGATCGAGTGTGAGTGGGCGTTCGACGGCGCCCAGGTCACGTTCCACTTCACGGCCGAGGGCCGCATCGACTTCCGGGAGCTGGTCCGCGAGATCGCCGCCGTGCTGCACACCCGCGTGCAGATGCATCAGGTCGGCCCGCGCGACCATGCGAAGATCGTCACCGGCATCGGCCCCTGCGGCCGCCCCACCTGCTGCTCCACTTTCCTGCGCGAGTTCGAGCCCGTCTCCATGAAGATGGCGAAGACGCAGAACCTTTCGCTCAACCCCGCCAAGTTCACCGGTCTGTGCGGCAAGCTGATGTGCTGCCTGCGCTACGAGCACAACATGCCCGAGACCGGCGCGCCGAAGCTGCCGGCCCCGGGCATGGTCGTGATGACGCCGATGGGGCGCGCCAAGGTCGAGGAAGTCAACGTCATTCAGCAGATGATCACAGTCCAGCTGGAGACCCAGAAGTTCATCGAAGTCCGGTTCAAGGACATCGGGGAAGTGCCGGGATGCGTCGATCATCGCGAAGGCGGCTGCGAAGACTGCGCCTCCAGCGGCGTACTCGCCGACTGCGAGGTCCCGACCCGCGACCGTGTCGCGACCGGCCCGATTTTACCGATGATTTGA
- a CDS encoding RNA polymerase sigma factor gives MFLALIMALPPGETGAAGESDRALVEAAKRGSGDAFAALHSRYYARIYRLAYLKTNNASDAEDVASETFLRALSSLPRFHFKAGMPQDASLYPWLHRIATNLIVDSCRQRPPSGTVSLDAPLVEGMRDLLADRTPARGEANLSPQEVVERHEVQQLVRAAIATLPADQSEVLIYRFLGDLSLKEIAPLMERSESAVKSLLHRAVVALRGEISRRLDSVERLETGREEARRRVSGVMQHVGRSTGETH, from the coding sequence ATGTTTTTGGCTCTGATCATGGCGTTGCCGCCCGGTGAAACGGGTGCGGCGGGGGAAAGCGATCGGGCGCTGGTGGAGGCGGCGAAGCGGGGTTCCGGCGATGCGTTCGCCGCTCTGCACAGCCGCTACTACGCGCGGATCTATCGGCTCGCCTACCTCAAAACCAATAACGCGAGCGATGCGGAAGATGTCGCTTCGGAAACCTTTCTGCGCGCGCTTTCCTCGCTGCCCAGGTTCCATTTTAAGGCCGGCATGCCGCAGGACGCCTCTCTTTACCCCTGGCTGCATCGTATCGCCACGAATTTGATTGTGGACTCCTGCCGGCAGCGGCCGCCATCGGGAACCGTGTCTCTGGATGCGCCGTTAGTGGAAGGGATGCGGGATTTGCTGGCGGACCGGACGCCCGCGCGCGGCGAGGCGAACTTGTCGCCGCAGGAAGTCGTGGAGCGGCATGAGGTCCAGCAATTGGTGCGCGCGGCGATCGCGACGCTGCCGGCGGACCAGAGCGAAGTGCTGATTTATCGGTTTTTGGGCGATCTGTCGCTGAAGGAGATCGCGCCGCTGATGGAGCGGTCCGAATCGGCGGTCAAGTCTCTGCTGCATCGCGCCGTGGTGGCGCTGCGCGGCGAGATCAGCCGGCGCCTGGACAGTGTGGAGAGACTGGAGACGGGGCGTGAGGAAGCGCGGCGGCGTGTCTCAGGGGTGATGCAACATGTCGGAAGAAGCACTGGCGAAACACATTGA
- the alr gene encoding alanine racemase, whose product MSLSPQSRTWAQIDADALAHNLANLQALYTQPYGARVMVIVKANAYGHGLEIIVRQAHALGARDFGVATTLEGVAARQIAGADARIYLLSPVTPHEADAIVAYDLTTVVSSREMGAALSKAAEAQAKTAEVHLDIDTGMGRSGFTTDEASDALAALRSLPNVRLTGIATHFASADEDPEDARAQLALFQSALAGLGERARGLTIHASNSPAAMLLGAAGAYQLVRPGLLLYGVEPAPGVWAQSSYEWRPVLSLKSRVILVHRLRAGDTVSYGKTYTVPDGGGVYATVGVGYGDGYSRRHTAGGCVLIHGRRAPIRGRVCMDQMVVDVSNIPDVQAGDIATIVGADGPEILAAGAMADAIGATPHEITTCLTSRVARVVVKG is encoded by the coding sequence ATGTCACTTTCACCACAGTCCCGCACCTGGGCCCAGATCGACGCCGATGCTCTCGCCCATAACCTCGCCAACCTTCAGGCGCTCTATACTCAGCCGTACGGCGCGCGCGTGATGGTGATCGTCAAAGCCAACGCCTACGGGCATGGCCTGGAGATTATCGTTCGCCAGGCGCATGCGCTCGGCGCGCGCGACTTCGGCGTCGCCACTACCCTGGAAGGCGTCGCCGCCCGGCAGATCGCCGGCGCGGACGCCCGGATCTATCTGCTCAGCCCCGTCACGCCGCACGAAGCCGATGCAATCGTCGCGTATGATCTCACCACCGTCGTCAGCAGTCGTGAGATGGGAGCGGCGCTGTCCAAAGCCGCCGAAGCGCAGGCAAAGACGGCTGAGGTCCATCTCGATATCGATACGGGGATGGGGCGTTCGGGCTTTACGACGGATGAAGCTTCGGATGCTCTCGCCGCGCTGAGATCTCTGCCGAATGTGCGTCTGACGGGGATCGCCACGCACTTCGCCAGCGCCGATGAAGACCCCGAGGACGCGCGCGCGCAGCTCGCCCTGTTCCAGTCCGCGCTCGCGGGGTTGGGGGAGCGCGCCCGGGGTCTGACGATCCATGCCAGCAATTCGCCGGCCGCCATGCTGCTGGGAGCCGCCGGCGCGTATCAGCTCGTGCGTCCCGGCCTGCTGCTCTACGGCGTCGAACCCGCGCCCGGCGTGTGGGCGCAGTCGTCGTATGAATGGCGTCCCGTGCTGTCCCTGAAGTCCCGCGTGATCCTCGTGCATCGCCTGCGCGCCGGCGACACGGTCTCCTATGGCAAGACCTACACCGTTCCCGATGGCGGCGGCGTTTACGCCACTGTCGGCGTCGGCTACGGCGACGGCTACTCCCGCCGCCACACCGCCGGCGGCTGCGTCCTGATCCACGGCCGCCGCGCGCCGATCCGCGGCAGGGTCTGCATGGATCAAATGGTCGTGGACGTTTCCAATATTCCCGATGTTCAGGCCGGCGACATCGCGACCATTGTCGGAGCGGACGGCCCCGAAATCCTCGCCGCCGGCGCCATGGCCGACGCTATCGGCGCGACGCCCCACGAGATCACCACCTGCCTGACATCGCGCGTGGCGCGGGTGGTGGTGAAGGGGTAG
- a CDS encoding phosphodiester glycosidase family protein has protein sequence MKFQRRAASVALCLLAASSLSAVSASGKSQSASGSHHHNTKHKSAPAQPAAASHKSAHARRLAAQQQAIHAKQHALLARQNALRAKQSALHARRLAAKQKAAWRAHIAKVRELSPKERRALRQHNQRLAQQQALHEQHLAAIAQHNHRAALIAARAQRLAAKKPHSREARAAKSEHARRLAAKQAAMDHAAAVSQSLKARRMAAAQAAQHHKWAMQQNLHDRRAAAEQANHDRKARIARAAHENAVRAAQTHASKAQSAHDRRLAAMQAAHDARVAAAQSAHDRRVAAMQAEHDRKVAAWRAAFEKKQSAHNARLLRAQALHQARLAAHNAHIAAQRSHYVATNGDGSGGRSIKFWQTNVANVPVKVITVDLNDPNVKVSAVMARNGDGTSEAFRQMIDRANPNVAVTGTFFSLDNLKPVGDIVIGGSLVHFGGMGTALCVTPNNKADMVSCTWGRHHDWSAYDFVCACGPRLLQGSRIVLDPRAERFRDKHMLAPNSRIAVGITSGNKLVFAMTRDSIYLGRLARVMRGLGCSEAMNLDAGTSTGFYYNGTTLARPGRKLTNMIVVYGRKERYERALDQLVPAPYRRTSAPQKPSVLARN, from the coding sequence ATGAAGTTCCAACGTCGCGCTGCATCCGTTGCTCTCTGTCTCTTGGCCGCCAGCAGCCTCTCCGCTGTGAGCGCTTCCGGCAAGAGCCAGTCCGCATCGGGCTCGCATCACCATAACACAAAACATAAATCCGCGCCGGCGCAGCCGGCGGCGGCCTCGCATAAGAGCGCGCACGCCAGGCGTCTCGCCGCCCAGCAGCAGGCAATCCATGCAAAGCAGCATGCGCTTCTCGCCCGGCAAAACGCGCTGCGCGCGAAGCAAAGCGCGCTTCACGCCAGGCGTCTGGCGGCCAAGCAAAAGGCCGCGTGGCGCGCGCATATCGCGAAGGTCCGCGAACTCAGTCCCAAAGAACGCCGCGCGCTGCGCCAGCACAACCAGCGCCTGGCCCAGCAGCAGGCGCTGCACGAACAGCATCTGGCGGCAATCGCGCAGCATAACCACCGGGCGGCCCTGATCGCGGCCCGCGCGCAGCGTCTGGCCGCGAAGAAACCGCATTCGCGCGAGGCGCGCGCCGCGAAGTCCGAGCATGCGCGCCGCCTGGCGGCGAAGCAGGCGGCGATGGACCATGCGGCCGCCGTGTCGCAGAGTTTGAAAGCGCGCCGGATGGCGGCCGCCCAGGCGGCGCAGCATCACAAATGGGCGATGCAGCAGAACCTGCACGACCGCCGCGCCGCCGCCGAGCAGGCCAATCACGACCGCAAAGCGCGCATTGCGCGCGCCGCGCATGAAAACGCCGTCCGTGCGGCGCAGACGCACGCTTCGAAAGCGCAGTCGGCGCACGACCGCCGCCTCGCCGCCATGCAGGCCGCGCACGACGCCCGTGTCGCCGCCGCGCAATCGGCGCACGATCGCCGCGTGGCCGCGATGCAGGCCGAGCATGACCGAAAGGTCGCGGCCTGGCGCGCGGCCTTTGAGAAGAAGCAGTCCGCGCACAATGCGCGTCTTCTGCGGGCTCAGGCGCTCCATCAGGCCCGACTCGCGGCGCACAACGCGCACATCGCCGCCCAGCGTTCGCACTATGTAGCGACGAACGGCGACGGCAGCGGCGGCCGCAGCATCAAGTTCTGGCAGACGAATGTGGCGAACGTGCCCGTGAAGGTCATTACGGTCGATTTGAACGATCCCAATGTCAAAGTGTCCGCCGTGATGGCGCGCAACGGCGATGGGACTTCGGAAGCCTTCCGGCAGATGATCGACCGGGCGAACCCGAACGTGGCTGTTACCGGGACGTTCTTCTCGCTGGACAACCTCAAGCCGGTCGGAGATATCGTGATCGGCGGCAGCCTGGTCCACTTTGGCGGCATGGGAACGGCGCTGTGCGTTACCCCCAACAACAAGGCGGACATGGTGAGCTGCACCTGGGGCCGGCATCACGACTGGAGCGCGTATGACTTCGTCTGCGCCTGCGGCCCGCGCCTGCTGCAAGGCAGCCGCATCGTGCTCGATCCCCGAGCCGAGCGCTTCCGCGACAAGCACATGCTTGCGCCCAACTCTCGGATCGCCGTCGGCATCACCTCCGGTAACAAGCTCGTGTTCGCGATGACCCGCGATTCGATCTATCTGGGACGTCTGGCCCGCGTCATGCGCGGTCTTGGCTGCTCGGAGGCGATGAACCTGGACGCCGGCACCAGCACGGGCTTTTACTACAATGGGACGACGCTCGCCCGGCCGGGCCGCAAGCTCACGAACATGATCGTGGTCTACGGCCGCAAGGAGCGCTACGAGCGCGCGCTGGATCAGCTGGTCCCGGCGCCGTACCGCCGCACGTCGGCTCCGCAGAAACCGTCCGTCCTCGCACGCAACTAA
- a CDS encoding thiamine phosphate synthase: MTDRNLYRQSSEGVSGPISLIDAAIQGGVDIVQLRAVAGETDDLAIYAVSLHLREMTAGKALFVVTGDIELAEKCHADGLMLREHSYRPSEARSYLRGENVKLVGAFARSVEEAARAERGGADYVQFGPVFQADEALEADHPGLALLRKIKDAVQIRVIGFGGVQTPEQAAACIAAGADGVAVTDAITGAADPQKAAADLRAALSAAWTEHHGSAEA, from the coding sequence GTGACTGATCGTAACCTGTACCGGCAATCCTCCGAAGGGGTGTCCGGCCCAATCTCCCTCATCGACGCGGCGATCCAGGGCGGAGTCGATATCGTCCAGCTGCGCGCGGTGGCGGGGGAGACGGACGACCTCGCGATCTACGCTGTCTCCCTCCACTTGCGCGAAATGACCGCCGGCAAGGCGCTCTTCGTTGTGACCGGCGACATCGAGCTGGCCGAGAAGTGTCATGCGGACGGCCTGATGCTGCGTGAGCATTCCTATCGCCCGTCGGAAGCGCGCAGTTATCTGCGCGGGGAGAACGTCAAGCTGGTCGGAGCGTTCGCCCGGTCGGTTGAGGAAGCGGCGCGCGCGGAGCGCGGCGGCGCGGATTACGTTCAGTTCGGCCCGGTCTTCCAGGCCGACGAAGCGCTGGAAGCGGACCACCCCGGTCTCGCGCTGCTGCGCAAGATCAAGGACGCCGTTCAGATCCGCGTGATCGGCTTCGGCGGCGTTCAAACTCCGGAGCAGGCGGCGGCTTGTATCGCCGCCGGAGCGGACGGCGTGGCGGTCACCGACGCCATTACCGGCGCCGCCGATCCGCAGAAGGCCGCCGCCGATCTGCGCGCCGCGCTGAGCGCCGCCTGGACCGAGCATCACGGCTCCGCCGAAGCGTAA
- a CDS encoding GspE/PulE family protein — translation MADTSQFEGAEEFGQYLVEQNLLTGAQRASAQALQRQNGGPFTDALVSLEMMGEEQVTRAHAQFLDIPYINLKETTIDRSVLSLIEPAVAKRYELLPIGRKADGTLRLAVADWTDEIMKAAAKIGVAHRVRIAPALATAEHVREEIERSYQPARVLVGAAAGTVAGAAAGPDIRNNNGGDPNAPKPPIAPPGQRSAVPALLPPSAANSPARFATPPATARKPGEMLNQPAGGRTGVLTSNQPEGLEEADVDQPMVIQLVNTILSRAIKAGASDIHFEPRRDTLDIRYRIDGTLHHVDSIRREFQAACTSRVKIMADMNIAERRVPQDGRIAVTLDNRAIDMRVSSLPTQYGESVVLRILDKGGRRPGLDQLGFSERNLKLMNGLIRKPHGIFLATGPTGSGKTTTLYSAIQAIHTPEVNIITVEDPIEYDLDGIRQSNVHEKAGLTMAKQLRAILRQDPDIIYVGEIRDSETAEIAFRAALTGHMVFSTLHCNDAAGAVTRLLNMDVDPFLVASSVVGVMAQRLVRKVCTNCAIPTSPDPEMIKSFGLNPEAPEVKRATFVIGRGCDVCEGTGYKGRCSIQEIMAMDDNIRNMVLARIPSNKIRKAAMARGMVSMREDAAIKIMQGVTTFEEAAKRVFIDDTEEMPEISF, via the coding sequence GTGGCTGATACATCGCAGTTTGAGGGAGCCGAGGAATTCGGCCAGTATTTGGTGGAGCAGAACCTGCTCACCGGCGCGCAGCGCGCGTCGGCGCAGGCGCTCCAGCGTCAGAATGGCGGGCCGTTTACCGACGCCCTGGTCAGCCTGGAAATGATGGGCGAAGAGCAGGTGACGCGCGCCCACGCTCAGTTCCTCGATATCCCCTACATCAATCTGAAAGAAACGACGATCGACCGCTCGGTGCTTTCGCTGATCGAGCCGGCCGTGGCGAAGCGATACGAGCTGCTTCCCATCGGACGCAAGGCCGACGGCACGCTGCGTCTCGCCGTCGCCGACTGGACCGATGAGATCATGAAAGCGGCCGCCAAGATCGGCGTTGCCCACCGCGTTCGCATCGCGCCCGCGCTCGCCACGGCGGAGCACGTTCGGGAAGAGATCGAGCGCAGCTATCAGCCGGCGCGCGTGCTGGTCGGCGCCGCCGCTGGGACTGTCGCCGGCGCGGCCGCCGGGCCGGATATCCGCAACAACAACGGCGGCGATCCGAATGCGCCCAAGCCGCCGATCGCGCCTCCGGGACAGCGCAGCGCCGTTCCCGCGTTGCTGCCGCCGTCCGCCGCCAACAGCCCCGCCCGATTCGCCACGCCGCCGGCGACCGCGCGCAAGCCGGGAGAGATGCTCAACCAGCCTGCCGGCGGCCGCACCGGCGTCCTGACGAGCAATCAGCCGGAAGGCCTGGAGGAAGCGGATGTCGATCAGCCGATGGTCATCCAGCTGGTCAACACCATCCTTTCCCGCGCGATCAAGGCGGGGGCCAGCGACATCCACTTCGAGCCGCGCCGGGACACGCTGGACATTCGCTATCGTATTGACGGCACGCTCCATCATGTGGACAGCATCCGCCGCGAGTTCCAGGCGGCGTGTACGTCGCGCGTCAAGATCATGGCGGACATGAACATCGCCGAGCGCCGCGTGCCGCAGGACGGCCGTATCGCGGTCACTCTGGACAACCGCGCGATCGACATGCGCGTTTCCTCGCTGCCGACTCAGTACGGCGAATCGGTCGTTCTTCGTATTCTGGACAAGGGCGGCCGCCGCCCAGGCCTGGATCAGCTCGGCTTCTCCGAGCGCAATCTCAAGCTGATGAACGGCCTGATCCGCAAGCCGCACGGGATCTTCCTCGCGACCGGCCCGACAGGATCCGGTAAGACGACGACCCTTTATAGCGCCATTCAGGCGATCCACACTCCGGAAGTCAACATCATCACGGTCGAAGACCCGATCGAGTACGATCTGGACGGCATCCGCCAGTCCAACGTGCATGAGAAGGCCGGTCTGACGATGGCGAAGCAGCTGCGCGCCATTCTTCGACAGGACCCGGACATTATCTATGTCGGCGAGATCCGCGACTCGGAAACGGCGGAGATTGCATTCCGGGCGGCGCTGACGGGCCACATGGTCTTCTCCACCCTGCACTGTAACGACGCCGCCGGCGCGGTCACGCGCCTGCTGAACATGGATGTCGATCCCTTCCTGGTGGCTTCGTCGGTTGTCGGCGTCATGGCCCAGCGTCTCGTCCGAAAGGTCTGTACGAACTGCGCGATCCCGACGAGCCCGGATCCGGAGATGATCAAATCGTTTGGTCTGAATCCCGAGGCTCCCGAGGTGAAGCGCGCAACGTTCGTGATTGGCCGCGGATGCGATGTCTGCGAAGGAACGGGATACAAGGGGCGATGCAGCATTCAGGAGATCATGGCGATGGACGATAACATCCGAAACATGGTGCTCGCGCGCATTCCATCCAACAAGATCCGCAAAGCGGCGATGGCGCGCGGCATGGTGTCCATGCGCGAAGACGCCGCGATCAAGATTATGCAGGGCGTCACGACCTTCGAGGAAGCAGCGAAGCGCGTGTTTATCGACGATACCGAGGAGATGCCTGAGATCTCCTTCTAG